A stretch of the Aegilops tauschii subsp. strangulata cultivar AL8/78 chromosome 4, Aet v6.0, whole genome shotgun sequence genome encodes the following:
- the LOC109762937 gene encoding heat shock 70 kDa protein, mitochondrial, which translates to MLLLRAARRRDLASPLATLTANVQSTYAAANVCSRWGTFARAFSAKPIGNEVIGIDLGTTNSCVAVMEGKNAKVIENSEGARTTPSVVAFSPKGELLVGIPAKRQAVTNPQNTFFGTKRMIGRRFDDPQTQKEMNMVPYKIVKAPNGDAWVETTDGKQYSPSQIGGFVLTKMKETAEAYLGKSISKAVITVPAYFNDAQRQATKDAGRIAGLDVQRIINEPTAAALSYGTNNKEGLIAVFDLGGGTFDVSILEISNGVFEVKATNGDTFLGGEDFDNTLLGFLVSEYKNTENIDLSKDRLALQRLREAAEKAKIELSSTTQTEINLPFITADASGAKHLNITLTRSKFESLVNGLIERTREPCKSCLKDAGITTKDVDEVLLVGGMTRVPKVQEIVSEIFGKAPSKGVNPDEAVAMGAAIQGGILRGDVKELLLLDVTPLSLGIETLGGIFTRLISRNTTIPTKKSQVFSTAADNQTQVGIKVLQGEREMATDNKLLGEFDLVGIPPAPRGTPQVEVTFDIDANGIVTVSAKDKATGKEQQITIRSSGGLSEAEIQKMVQEAEVHSHKDQERKALIDVRNTADTTIYSVEKSLGEYRDKVPAEVVSEIESAVADLRAEMASDDAEKIKAKMDAANRAVSKIGQHMSGGEPGSQQGGGGGDEAPEAEYEEVKK; encoded by the exons atgctgCTCCTCCGCGCCGCGCGCCGCCGAGACCTCGCCTCGCCGCTCGCCACC CTGACCGCCAACGTCCAATCAACATATGCTGCTGCAAATGTGTGCTCCAGATGGGGTACTTTTGCAAGAGCTTTCAG TGCAAAGCCAATTGGAAATGAGGTTATTGGAATTGATTTGGGAACGACCAACTCATGTGTCGCGGTTATGGAGGGAAAG AATGCAAAGGTGATTGAGAATTCAGAAGGCGCCAGGACTACACCGTCAGTTGTTGCTTTTTCTCCGAAAGGAGAGCTACTCGTGGGAATTCCAGCCAAGCGGCAAGCAGTGACCAACCCACAGAACACCTTCTTTGGCACAAAGCGTATGATTGGGCGTCGCTTTGATGACCCACAAACACAGAAGGAGATGAACATGGTACCATATAAGATTGTGAAGGCTCCCAATGGAGACGCTTGGGTTGAAACCACAGATGGCAAGCAGTACTCGCCGAGCCAGATTGGTGGGTTTGTGCTGACCAAGATGAAGGAGACAGCTGAAGCTTACCTTGGCAAATCTATTTCCAAGGCTGTCATTACAGTTCCAGCTTACTTCAATGATGCTCAGAGGCAGGCCACCAAGGATGCCGGCCGTATTGCTGGACTTGACGTCCAAAGGATCATCAATGAACCAACTGCTGCTGCTCTGTCTTACGGAACAAACAACAAGGAGGGCCTGATTGCTGTATTTGACCTTGGAGGAGGAACCTTTGATGTCTCGATTCTAGAGATCTCCAATGGAGTGTTTGAG GTCAAAGCAACAAACGGCGATACTTTCCTGGGTGGAGAAGACTTTGACAATACTCTGTTGGGGTTCTTAGTGAGCGAGTACAAAAACACTGAAAATATTGATCTGTCAAAGGATAGATTGGCCCTGCAGAGACTGCGTGAAGCAGCTGAGAAGGCGAAAATCGAGCTCTCCTCAACTACCCAGACTGAAATCAATCTTCCCTTCATCACTGCTGATGCCAGTGGAGCAAAACATCTGAACATCACACTGACAAGATCAAAATTTGAGTCTCTGGTGAATGGTCTGATTGAGAGGACCAGAGAGCCATGCAAGAGCTGCTTGAAGGATGCCGGCATAACCACCAAGGATGTTGATGAGGTCCTCCTCGTCGGTGGAATGACAAGGGTTCCAAAAGTGCAGGAGATAGTCTCTGAGATCTTTGGCAAGGCCCCCAGCAAAGGAGTCAACCCAGATGAAGCTGTGGCCATGGGTGCTGCTATTCAGGGTGGCATTCTCCGTGGAGATGTGAAGGAGCTTCTTCTCCTTGATGTTACCCCGCTGTCACTTGGTATTGAGACTCTAGGTGGTATCTTCACCAGACTGATTTCCAGGAACACTACCATCCCCACCAAGAAAAGCCAG GTGTTCTCAACCGCCGCTGACAACCAGACGCAAGTGGGCATCAAGGTGCTGCAAGGCGAGCGCGAGATGGCAACAGACAACAAGCTCCTGGGCGAGTTCGACCTGGTGGGCATCCCGCCCGCGCCGAGAGGCACGCCCCAGGTGGAGGTGACGTTCGACATCGACGCCAACGGCATCGTGACGGTGTCGGCCAAGGACAAGGCGACGGGCAAGGAGCAGCAGATCACGATCCGGTCGTCGGGCGGCCTGTCGGAGGCGGAGATCCAGAAGATGGTGCAGGAGGCGGAGGTGCACTCGCACAAGGACCAGGAGCGCAAGGCCCTGATCGACGTGCGGAACACAGCGGACACCACCATCTACAGCGTGGAGAAGAGCCTGGGCGAGTACCGGGACAAGGTCCCCGCGGAGGTGGTGTCGGAGATCGAGTCGGCCGTCGCGGACCTCCGTGCTGAGATGGCCTCGGACGACGccgagaagatcaaggccaagaTGGACGCGGCCAACCGGGCCGTGTCCAAGATCGGGCAGCACATGTCTGGCGGTGAGCCGGGGTCGCAGcagggtggtggtggtggcgacgAGGCCCCGGAGGCGGAGTACGAGGAGGTGAAGAAGTGA